One window of Medicago truncatula cultivar Jemalong A17 chromosome 2, MtrunA17r5.0-ANR, whole genome shotgun sequence genomic DNA carries:
- the LOC25487116 gene encoding probable disease resistance protein At4g27220: MDSIISIAAKISEFTVAPIGQQFGYIIYYKGNLLRVTAAIQNLEGLKDSVQHTVDEARRNGEEIENIVQNWLNKVNYTIAEAKKLIDTEGHAKAQCSMGHFPNLYTRHQLSKKTKKAIQEISDVLEEGKFERISYRTASQVTVTPFGRSYEALDSRTSMLNEIMLVLKDPNIFVIGVYGMGGVGKTTLVKELAWQAENDGSFSAVVMATITDSPDVEKIQGQIADALDLTFNKETKEGRATQLRERITKEKSILVILDDIWGRLDLADLGVPFGNDHKGCKLVVSSRDLNVLNREIGTQKEFRLEVLFEDDSWKLFEKMAGDVVQEFNIKPIAEKVAKCCSGLPLLIVTVAKALRKKHVSAWKDALNELERFDEEGLHKKVYSTLELSYNCLENEELKLLFLFIGSSGVNDVHTGELFSCSWGFGLYKHARTLTDARNRCYKLINDLKASSLLLESEAELVSMHDVVREVAKSIASRLHLFYGVQRYTVLKKWPKIDRLQNLDAIVVPWSYIHELPEKLDCPELKLLVLQTIGDHMKIPDEFFSVMRELKVLELYGMMLTPSPPPSLRLLTNIQSLALTGCVLGDISIVAELKSLEILSLEKSDITDLPKEIGQLANLRMLNLTNCSQLRFIPANLISSLKCLEELYMGNCFIQWNVKGNNDESNNASLEELSNLSHLTTLDIMIQDASVWPMDLQVFEKLERYNIFVGDIWKWSLFMAGGASESSRTLKLMERGSSSIILDHGFNFLLNSAEDMCLARLQCGRDVLSELNTEGFPQLKHLCIQDSAELKFIINSMRWIHTYPAFLSLETLVLQNLFNLEKICHGPIPIQSLTRLKSIEVKGCEKLKHLFWYSLVSDLPQLLEIKISDCKMITEIIAVQTSEANTEINKILFPKLRSLELERLPSLISFCSVPLTAAQCTPLALIDKKVGMPHLELLELSNITSRRLWDDNFPGHSCIQNLRSLTIDKCGSIAYTFSSSVARELVNLQYLGINNCLMLEEIFVSDGNLGSVTSTQKPFSDDEVIFPNLETLEISHVKHLKSVWPNQLAPNSFCKLKQLKIESCHKLSNVFPSYVLDKLQNLERLTISDCPALEVVFEAQGLKADGSRQMRLDMKLRTLTLKNLPSLKHIWNGNPNETFNFQNLCLLKVTECDILNHIFPLSVAKELQHLQGIHIKECGVEIIVAHDEIADTIPMFIFPKLTSLCFRELPQLRSFYRVSHTLDCPVLKDVDVFHCDELPLFKPKALNNRDNVPVDTLPLLSIEKVATNTGELILNCKDVTMLCSGELNDGPIYKVKALRLRCFHDESVKFSTGFLQRFINLKNLKVTCSSFTYIFSSGSEWTGHSETIMKLESLELIKLQNLEFICEENFEVHPVLQDIERLVVNSCSRLKNIFPSSFLFENLQKLVVGHCAGLESIMKPSTARSLQNLKELYIHCCGKIEEIVASDDENDASELIFMKLEFLQLSNLPTLRSFCKGKHGFKFPLLPKLFVINCPMMETFSHGVLNAPKLRAVHVKRQGECHWNGDINTTIRKFAAKKEL; this comes from the exons ATGGATTCTATCATTTCAATTGCAGCTAAAATTTCTGAATTTACGGTTGCACCTATTGGACAACAATTTGGTTACATAATATATTACAAGGGCAACCTTTTAAGGGTGACAGCCGCTATCCAAAATCTGGAGGGATTAAAAGACAGTGTGCAACACACTGTTGATGAGGCTAGACGGAATGGAGAAGAGATTGAAAATATCGTCCAGAACTGGCTGAACAAAGTAAACTACACCATTGCTGAGGCCAAGAAACTTATTGACACAGAAGGCCATGCAAAAGCTCAATGTTCCATGGGACACTTCCCTAATCTGTACACAAGGCACCAACTTAGCAAGAAGACCAAAAAGGCAATACAAGAGATTTCTGATGTCCTAGAAGAAGGAAAATTTGAGAGAATTTCTTACCGCACTGCTTCTCAAGTCACAGTCACACCGTTCGGGAGAAGTTATGAAGCCCTGGACTCTAGGACATCAATGTTGAATGAGATTATGCTGGTATTGAAGGATCCTAACATCTTCGTTATTGGGGTCTATGGGATGGGTGGAGTGGGGAAGACAACACTAGTGAAAGAGTTAGCTTGGCAAGCTGAGAATGATGGGTCGTTTAGTGCTGTAGTCATGGCTACTATCACTGATTCTCCAGATGTGGAAAAAATTCAAGGCCAAATTGCTGATGCGTTGGATCTAACTTTTAACAAGGAAACCAAAGAAGGAAGAGCAACACAATTACGGGAAAGGATAACCAAGGAGAAGAGTATTCTTGTTATTCTGGATGACATTTGGGGGAGACTTGATTTGGCAGATCTGGGGGTTCCTTTTGGTAATGATCACAAAGGATGCAAGTTGGTGGTTTCATCCAGAGATCTTAATGTCTTGAACCGTGAGATTGGCACTCAAAAAGAATTTAGacttgaagttttatttgaggATGATAGTTGGAAATTATTTGAGAAAATGGCAGGTGATGTTGTTCAAGAATTCAATATAAAGCCAATTGCAGAAAAAGTGGCCAAATGTTGTTCTGGTTTGCCCCTTTTGATAGTTACAGTGGCAAAGGCTTTGAGGAAAAAACATGTCTCTGCTTGGAAGGATGCCTTAAATGAATTAGAGAGATTTGATGAAGAAGGGTTGCATAAGAAAGTTTACTCTACTCTTGAATTGAGTTATAATTGTTTAGAGAATGAGGAACTAAAATTGCTATTCTTATTCATTGGTTCATCTGGAGTAAACGATGTCCACACTGGAGAACTATTTTCATGTTCATGGGGATTTGGCTTATATAAACATGCTCGCACATTGACAGATGCAAGAAACAGATGCTACAAATTAATAAATGATCTCAAGGCCTCTTCATTGTTACTTGAGTCTGAAGCCGAATTAGTTAGCATGCATGATGTTGTTAGAGAGGTGGCTAAATCAATTGCATCTAGGCTTCATCTTTTCTATGGCGTGCAAAGGTATACTGTACTGAAAAAATGGCCAAAGATAGATCGGCTTCAAAACTTAGATGCAATTGTTGTGCCTTGGTCTTATATTCACGAGCTTCCTGAAAAGTTAGATTGCCCAGAATTGAAACTACTTGTACTTCAAACTATAGGTGACCATATGAAAATTCCCGATGAGTTTTTTTCTGTGATGAGAGAACTGAAGGTTCTTGAATTATATGGGATGATGTTGACACCTTCTCCACCTCCTTCCCTCCGTCTCTTGACAAACATTCAATCATTGGCCCTTACTGGATGTGTGTTAGGTGACATTTCAATAGTTGCAGAGCTGAAAAGTTTAGAGATTCTCAGCCTTGAAAAATCTGATATTACTGACCTTCCAAAAGAAATCGGACAACTTGCTAATCTTCGGATGCTGAATCTGACAAACTGCTCTCAACTCAGATTCATTCCTGCAAATCTTATTTCAAGCTTGAAGTGCCTGGAAGAGTTGTACATGGGAAATTGTTTTATCCAATGGAACGTCAAGGGAAACAATGATGAAAGCAACAATGCAAGTCTAGAGGAGCTAAGTAATTTGTCTCATCTAACTACTTTAGACATAATGATTCAAGATGCTTCAGTTTGGCCAATGGACTTGCAGGTCTTTGAAAAACTTGAAAGATACAACATCTTTGTTGGTGATATATGGAAATGGTCTTTGTTTATGGCTGGAGGTGCATCTGAATCATCAAGAACACTTAAGCTCATGGAGAGAGGGAGTTCAAGCATTATTTTGGATCACGGATTTAACTTCTTGTTGAATTCAGCTGAGGACATGTGCCTAGCCAGATTACAGTGTGGTAGAGATGTCCTTTCAGAACTAAACACAGAAGGCTTTCCACAATTAAAGCACCTGTGCATCCAAGACAGTGCTGAACTGAAGTTCATCATTAACTCAATGAGGTGGATTCATACCTATCCTGCTTTCCTCAGCTTAGAGACTTTGGTTCTTCAAAATCTGTTTAATCTGGAAAAAATTTGTCATGGCCCAATTCCAATTCAATCTCTTACCAGATTAAAATCTATTGAAGTCAAAGGTTGTGAAAAGTTGAAGCATCTGTTTTGGTATTCCCTCGTTAGTGACCTTCCTCAActtcttgaaataaaaatttctgATTGCAAAATGATTACAGAAATAATAGCTGTGCAAACATCGGAAGCTAATACAGAGATCAACAAGATTCTGTTCCCCAAGTTGCGTTCTCTTGAACTTGAACGTTTGCCCAGTCTCATTAGTTTCTGTTCTGTGCCTTTGACAGCTGCACAATGCACACCTTTGGCACTAATTGATAAAAAG gTTGGGATGCCCCATCTTGAACTCTTGGAGCTGTCTAATATCACCTCTAGGAGATTGTGGGATGACAACTTTCCAGGTCATTCTTGCATTCAAAACTTGAGGAGTTTGACGATTGACAAATGTGGTAGCATAGCTTACACATTTTCGTCCTCAGTGGCTAGAGAACTTGTAAACCTGCAATATCTTGGCATTAATAATTGCCTGATGTTGGAAGAGATATTTGTCTCCGATGGAAATTTGGGCAGTGTAACTTCAACTCAGAAACCATTTTCTGATGATGAG GTTATATTTCCAAACTTGGAGACATTGGAAATCTCCCACGTGAAACACTTGAAGTCAGTTTGGCCCAATCAACTAGCTCCAAATTCCTTCTGCAAACTAAAGCAGTTGAAAATTGAATCCTGCCATAAGTTATCAAATGTATTTCCATCTTATGTTCTTGATAAATTACAGAATCTGGAGAGATTGACTATAAGTGATTGTCCTGCACTAGAAGTAGTATTTGAAGCACAAGGTCTAAAAGCAGACGGGAGTAGACAGATGAGGCTGGATATGAAATTGAGAACTCTCACTTTGAAAAATTTACCATCGCTGAAACATATATGGAATGGGAATCCTAATGAAACCTTCAACTTTCAAAACCTCTGCCTCTTGAAAGTTACTGAATGCGACATCCTTAATCATATTTTTCCTCTCTCTGTGGCTAAAGAGCTTCAACATCTCCAAGGGATTCATATCAAAGAATGTGGCGTAGAGATTATTGTGGCTCATGATGAAATAGCAGACACAATTCCAATGTTTATTTTCCCAAAACTAACGTCTCTATGTTTTCGAGAGTTGCCACAACTTCGAAGCTTCTACCGTGTATCACATACCTTGGATTGTCCTGTATTAAAAGATGTGGATGTGTTTCATTGCGACGAACTCCCACTATTTAAGCCAAAGGCTCTAAATAACCGAGATAATGTCCCAGTTGATACACTACCCCTTCTGTCAATTGAAAAG GTTGCTACCAATACAGGGGAGCTTATTCTGAATTGCAAGGATGTCACCATGTTATGCAGCGGTGAACTTAATGATGGGCCTATCTACAAAGTGAAAGCTCTTCGCTTGCGATGTTTTCATGATGAATCTGTCAAATTTTCAACTGGTTTCCTTCAAAGATTTATCAATCTCAAAAACCTTAAGGTGACATGTAGTTCCTTCACATATATATTTTCGAGTGGAAGCGAATGGACTGGACATTCTGAAACAATTATGAAGTTGGAAAGTTTAGAACTCATTAAGTTACAAAACCTCGAATTTATATGTGAAGAGAATTTTGAGGTGCACCCTGTTCTTCAAGATATTGAAAGATTGGTAGTAAATTCATGCTCTAGACTAAAGAATATATTTCCGTCGTCATTTCTATTTGAGAATTTACAGAAATTGGTGGTGGGCCATTGTGCTGGATTGGAAAGTATTATGAAACCATCAACAGCTAGAAGTTTACAAAATCTTAAAGAATTATACATACATTGTTGTGGAAAGATTGAAGAAATAGTAGCAagtgatgatgagaatgatgcTTCTGagctaatttttatgaaattggaGTTTTTGCAACTGAGTAATTTACCAACGCTAAGAAGTTTTTGCAAGGGAAAACATGGCTTCAAATTTCCACTACTGCCGAAGTTATTTGTAATAAATTGTCCCATGATGGAAACTTTCTCACATGGAGTGTTGAATGCACCTAAGCTTCGAGCAGTACATGTGAAGAGACAAGGTGAATGTCATTGGAATGGTGACATTAATACTACTATAAGAAAATTTGCTGCGAAAAAAG AACTCTAA